One Methanocaldococcus infernus ME DNA segment encodes these proteins:
- a CDS encoding helix-turn-helix domain-containing protein — MSITFIDPMVIRSLNKSKLRKKILYYLYKIYPHATYLSEISRRVRSDPSNVLGCLKGLNGRYNGHFSLIELGLVECKEVNGMKLYKLTEYGKKIVEVLLDQDSDIIESLRW; from the coding sequence ATGAGCATAACATTTATTGACCCAATGGTTATTAGATCACTAAACAAAAGTAAGTTAAGAAAAAAGATTCTATACTATTTATATAAAATATATCCTCATGCAACTTATCTATCTGAGATCTCAAGAAGAGTTAGATCAGATCCAAGTAATGTACTTGGCTGTCTTAAGGGATTGAATGGAAGATATAATGGACACTTCTCATTAATTGAGTTAGGCTTAGTTGAGTGTAAAGAAGTAAATGGTATGAAGTTATATAAATTAACTGAGTATGGTAAAAAAATAGTTGAAGTGCTATTAGATCAAGATAGTGACATTATAGAGTCTTTAAGGTGGTGA
- a CDS encoding class I SAM-dependent methyltransferase, with the protein MKLFIDVNAAVDHVDSDLKEIKEEDVKTIINEVLSEVLPEDMLLKKKIEFLNTTIEYLNYNLLSTFIKQGIEYGILTLIDRYNPTMEELYSLIKYPNKDFVINYVNTAIKLNILKEEDNKIKVNENFEIKIKMPKFGKIINDYIMKYNYITYITRYALISYNHPKICINFKKDPDIWDMILGSNYFNLHREVALELLKIENDSYILDVGCGSRSPAFFIKHIFPKGFYMGVDISKGLLEIAKNRIKRNGLDCYELKCMDFSVAIPKEKYDYVICSHVLKYAPSIKIFLNKMMKALRPGGKIYLAEEFILDKDDNIYVEVFEFYNKLNNRFMRYYSLEEIKDILERLGYDTKIERAGKGIVIIEKI; encoded by the coding sequence ATGAAACTCTTTATAGATGTTAATGCTGCTGTTGATCATGTTGATAGTGATTTAAAAGAAATAAAAGAAGAGGATGTCAAAACAATTATTAATGAAGTTCTAAGTGAGGTTCTTCCTGAAGATATGCTATTAAAGAAAAAAATAGAGTTTCTAAATACTACAATTGAGTACTTGAATTATAATTTATTATCAACATTCATAAAACAAGGAATTGAGTATGGAATCTTAACCCTAATAGATAGATATAACCCTACAATGGAAGAGCTCTACTCTTTAATTAAGTATCCTAATAAAGACTTTGTAATTAATTATGTAAATACAGCAATAAAATTGAACATTCTAAAAGAGGAGGATAATAAAATTAAGGTTAATGAAAATTTTGAAATTAAAATTAAAATGCCAAAGTTTGGGAAAATAATTAATGACTATATTATGAAATATAACTATATTACTTACATAACAAGATATGCTCTAATCTCCTATAACCATCCTAAGATATGTATAAACTTTAAGAAAGATCCTGATATATGGGACATGATTTTGGGAAGTAACTATTTTAACTTACATAGAGAAGTAGCTTTAGAACTTTTAAAGATTGAAAATGATTCCTATATCTTAGATGTTGGTTGTGGTTCAAGATCTCCAGCATTCTTTATTAAGCACATCTTCCCAAAAGGTTTTTACATGGGAGTAGATATTTCAAAAGGTTTATTAGAGATAGCTAAGAATAGGATAAAAAGAAATGGATTAGATTGTTATGAGCTAAAATGTATGGACTTTTCAGTAGCCATTCCTAAGGAGAAGTATGACTATGTTATTTGCTCACATGTTCTTAAGTATGCTCCATCTATAAAAATATTCTTAAATAAGATGATGAAAGCTTTAAGGCCAGGAGGAAAAATTTACTTAGCTGAGGAATTTATATTAGATAAGGATGATAATATCTATGTTGAAGTATTTGAATTCTATAATAAATTAAATAATAGGTTTATGAGGTACTACAGCTTAGAAGAAATTAAAGACATCTTAGAGAGATTAGGATATGACACCAAAATAGAAAGAGCTGGGAAGGGGATAGTGATAATAGAGAAAATTTAA